One segment of Solanum lycopersicum chromosome 1, SLM_r2.1 DNA contains the following:
- the LOC138341814 gene encoding uncharacterized protein, translating into MDNHVDVHIDAYIYIDVHTDVDIDVHSHINFLIDIDVHTDVHINIHIHVHVDVDIHIYGDVDIDVDVHVDFYINNYIHVDVDLDIDFQIDVHIHIHVYNDIDVVVQNDIYIDIDIDIDIDIHVHIEVHIDVHVYIDVYVYVDVDDDIDTYFHIDVDIDVHD; encoded by the exons ATGGATAatcatgttgatgttcacattgacgcttacatttacattgatgttcacaCTGACGTTGATATTGATGTTCACTCTCACATTAACTTTCtcattgacattgacgttcataCAGACGTTCACATAAACATTCACATTCACGTTcacgttgatgttgacattcacatttacggtgatgttgacattgacgttgatgttcatgttgac ttttacATTAACAATtacattcatgttgatgttgatctTGACATTGACTTTCAAATTGAcgttcatattcatattcatgtttACAATGACATTGACGTTGTCGTTCAGAATGATATTTACattgatattgatattgatattgatattgACATTCATGTCCATATAGAggttcacattgacgttcacgttTACATCGATGTTTacgtttatgttgatgttgatgatgaCATTGACACTTATtttcacattgatgttgacattgacgttcatgATTAA
- the LOC138341815 gene encoding uncharacterized protein encodes MLHQQPIHCLVNTLKKLKLLLSPGGSTNGGAGVDVEANFYIFVDIYIDVRINFYIDVHYIRVDVYINVYVDVNVHINIDIYIELFIDNYTSVHIDVQIDVHIGIDIDVHALVNVPVDINIHIDVDINIHAHINFYIFIDVQNDIYVEVDIEIDVHFYVNFHIHMDIGINIAGDVHIHVHVHIYVKVNLQVVIDVHIKIYVDVHIHIDVDIHIHIHINIDVSIDIDAHNDVHVDINVNVDVKVDVDVDVDIYVHVNVDVHIDVQVSVDIDIHFNIHHDVHFCIDIYIKIMVDVYIDVYNIYIYLDNDIEVDVQIDIEIDIDIHIDIYLHFDAHVDVHIDVHIDVHVHIDVDLDVDIDVNINFPLMLLLMLTLTFMFKFINVQVNILIYIDIYVHIDIHVDIHVDVIIDVNMDFDIEIHIEVDIDIHVDIDIHVHINIHIDVHVYIYINIYIDVDLDIYVDIDIDVHIEINIDAHIDVHIKVHFYVQVDIYFNDFIDGHADVHIDTDVDVHTNVHIDVDNYIRGHVNVYVDVNVNVDVNVYIDVDINIHVYSTIKVNIDVVVHFDVHVHIHVDVNINVYVDIDGDVNIDFYY; translated from the exons ATGTTACATCAACAACCCATACATTGTTTGGTAAATACTCTGAAGAAGTTGAAACTTCTACTATCCCCAGGTGGTTCTACGAATGGAGGAGCTG GTGTTGATGTTGAAgctaatttttacatttttgtgGACATTTATATTGACGTTCGCATAAACTTTTATATTGACGTTCATTACATTAGAGTTGATGTTTACATTAACGTTTACGTTGATGTTAATGTTCACATTAACATTGACATTTACATTGAACTTTTTATAGACAATTACACTAGTGTACACATTGACGTTCAAATTGACGTTCACATTGgcattgacattgacgttcatgCTCTTGTTAACGTTCCCGTTGACATTAACattcacattgatgttgatATTAACATTCACGCTCACATTAACTTTTACATTTTCATAGATGTTCAGAATGATATTTACGTTGAAGTAGACATTGAGATTGATGTTCACTTTTACGTTAATTTTCACATTCACATGGACATTGGCATTAACATTGCTGGTGATGTTCACATTCACGTTCATGTTCATATTTACGTTAAGGTTAACCTTCAAGTTGTTATTGACgttcacattaaaatttatgttgacgttcacattcacattgacgttgacattcacattcacattcacattaaCATTGATGTTTCCATTGACATTGATGCTCACAATGAC GTTCACGTTGACATTAACGTTAATGTTGATGTTAAAgttgatgttgacgttgatgttgatatttatgttcATGTTAATGTTGACGTTCATATTGATGTTCAGGTTTCCGTTGATATTGACATTCACTTTAACATTCATCATGACGTTCACTTTTGCATTGACatttacattaaaattatgGTTGACGTTTATATTGACGTTTACA ATATTTACATTTATCTTGACAATGACATTGAAGTTGATGTTCAAATTGACATTGAAATTGatattgacattcacattgacatttacCTTCACTTTGATGCTCATGTTGATGTTCatattgacgttcacattgacgtCCACGTTCACATTGATGTAGACCTTGACGTTGATATTGATGTTAACATTAATTTTCCACTCATGTTGctgttgatgttgacattgacattcatgttcAA GTTCATTAATGTTCAAGTTAACATTCTTATTTACATTGACATATACGTTCAtattgacattcatgttgacATTCACGTGGATGTTATTATTGACGTTAACATGGACTTTGACATAGAAATCCACATTGAAGTTGACATTGATATTcacgttgacattgacattcatgttcacattaacattcacattgatgttcatgtttacatttacattaacatttacattgacgttgatTTAGACATTtacgttgacattgacattgatgttcacattgaaaTTAACATTGATGctcacattgacgttcacattaaAGTTCACTTTTACGTTCAAGTTGACATTTATTTTAACGATTTTATTGACGGTCATGCTGATGTTCATATCGACACTGACGTTGACGTTCACACTAacgttcacattgatgttgacaATTACATTCGCGGTcat GTTAACGTTTATGTTGACGTTAACGTTAATGTTGATGTTAACgtttacattgacgttgacattaATATTCACGTTTACTCTACCATTAAAGTTAACATTGATGTTGTCGTTCACtttgatgttcatgttcataTTCACGTTGATGTAAACATTAACGTTTACGTTGACATTGACGGTGACGTTAACATTGATTTTTACTATTAA
- the LOC138341816 gene encoding uncharacterized protein, whose translation MTFTSDVHIDSHIDVDIDINVHSHLDFQVYVDIVIDINIKVDLDVDIYVYNNNHVDFELIIDAHVDVHIDLYVHINVHVYVDVHFDVDVQVHDDVYIYVIILFYINIHLEVGIYLDIRFDANVDLYIHGVVNIQVDVHVDFHIYVYVNVNIYVEVDINIDIHVDVYADVYINVHHDNEIHVVVDGYVFVNINVFMDIDIDVHVIIHVDINVHIDIHININIHVNIRIDFHILNYVHVDVYIDIDIDIHAYTNIDVDNDIYIYIDIDVHNNIDVHAHVDIHIKVHVHVDVYLDVHVNVNIDFQIQIDIDADINVHIDIDIEVHVDINIDVHIFIYIKIDVVFHVDVDIYVYIEIDIGIDIYIDVHIDIHVSVFIRVDIHNNIYINIDIDIDVHIGVNIDINIDIHVDVFKDADVNIHIEYDVDIYVHTDI comes from the exons ATGACATTTACATCTGACGTTCACATCGATTCTCACATTGACGTTGATATTGACATTAACGTTCACAGTCATCTTGACTTTCAAGTTTACGTTGACATTGTCATTGACATTAACATTAAAGTTGACCTTGATGTTGACATTTACGTTTATAATAACAATCACGTGGAT tttGAGCTTATCATTGACGCTCACGTTGATGTTCATATTGACCTATACGTTCACATTAACGTTCATGTGTATGTTGATGTTCATTTTGACGTTGATGTTCAAGTTCATGATGACGTTTATATCTACGTTATCATTCTCTTTTACATTAACATTCATCTTGAAGTTGGCATTTACCTTGACATTCGTTTTGACGCTAATGTTGATTTGTACATTCACGGTGTTGTTAACATTCAAGTTGACGTTCACGTTGATTTTCATATTTACGTTTACGTTAACGTTAACATTTACGTTGAAGTTGACATTaacattgacattcatgttgacGTTTATGCAGATGTTTACATTAATGTTCACCATGACAATGAAattcatgttgttgttgatggtTATGTTTTCGTTAATATTAACGTTTTTATGGACATTGATATTGACGTTCACGTTATAATTCATGTTGACATTAACGTTCATATTGACATTCACATTAACATTAACATTCACGTTAACATTCGCATAGACTTTCACATTCTCAATTACGTTCATGTTGACGTTtatattgacattgacattgacattcacgCTTACACTAATATTGACGTAGACAATG ACATTTACatttacattgacattgatgttcacaataacattgatgttcatgctcatgttgacattcacattaaAGTTcacgttcatgttgatgtttactTAGATGTTCATGTTAATGTTAATATTGactttcaaattcaaattgacATTGACGCTGACATTaacgttcacattgacattgatattGAGGTTCACGTCGATATtaacattgacgttcacatttttatttacattaaaattgACGTTGTctttcatgttgatgttgacatttacGTTTACATTGAGATTGACATTGGCATTGACATTTatattgacgttcacattgacattcatgtAAGCGTTTTTATTAGAGTTGACATTCACAATAACATTTACAttaacattgacattgacattgatgtgCACATTGGCGTTAACATTGACATTAATATTGATATTCACGTTGACGTTTTTAAAGACGCTGATGTTAATATTCACATTGAATATGATGTTGACATTTATGTTCACACTGACATTTAA